A region of Vigna radiata var. radiata cultivar VC1973A chromosome 6, Vradiata_ver6, whole genome shotgun sequence DNA encodes the following proteins:
- the LOC106764489 gene encoding serine/arginine repetitive matrix protein 2 produces the protein MSKLSNSTLQRPSNIVVQRPHRKEKDMVMFLEHDKLARDFSNLSNEAYHVESSSVPFVWESQPGTPKVRFKENSLPPLTPPPSYFQNATGKTTPKVIKNKNSPKSSFLQTLFPKRPTRKDGAPSQTGSQNIWSYSSSSPSSSSSSSSSLSFSSPRPTSYSVPSSPMIHPRKGVEDEDMYEVTSSSLCFGNARSRGCYSSIFKKVLLGDFL, from the coding sequence ATGTCAAAGCTTTCTAATAGCACTCTCCAAAGGCCTTCTAACATTGTTGTACAAAGGCCTCATAGGAAAGAGAAGGACATGGTGATGTTCCTTGAGCATGATAAGCTAGCCAGGGATTTCTCCAATCTCTCCAATGAAGCTTACCATGTTGAATCTTCCTCAGTTCCCTTTGTGTGGGAATCTCAACCAGGTACCCCAAAGGTTAGATTCAAAGAAAACTCTCTCCCTCCCCTCACACCACCACCCTCTTATTTCCAAAATGCTACCGGAAAGACCACTCCCAAGGTCATCAAGAACAAGAACTCGCCAAAATCTAGCTTTTTGCAAACTCTATTTCCCAAACGTCCTACTAGAAAAGATGGTGCTCCTTCACAAACTGGATCTCAAAACATTTggtcttattcttcttcttccccgtcttcttcttcatcatcatcgtcatcttTGTCATTCTCCTCGCCACGGCCCACATCGTATTCCGTGCCATCTTCTCCGATGATACACCCCAGAAAGGGTGTAGAAGATGAAGACATGTATGAGGTGACTAGCTCCAGTTTGTGCTTTGGTAATGCCAGGTCGCGAGGGTGCTACTCATCGATATTCAAGAAGGTACTTCTTGGAGATTTTCTGTGA